One region of Microscilla marina ATCC 23134 genomic DNA includes:
- a CDS encoding molybdopterin molybdotransferase MoeA, which yields MKSVDEATRVILDHPIDLEVETCSTSKALGRTLREEIKADRDFPPFDRVTMDGIAINYEDWKKGQTKFLVTGVQTAGSPPLEIAVANVALEIMTGAMRPEGASAVVPVEEVVFEEAQDGQRYATITAEVLTLNQNIHQQGKDRKAGDVLVPANTTIDHAEIAVAVTVGKTELKVTCQPKVAIVSTGNELVDTHETPAPYQIRRSNSYALSAALANRGIQAQLWHLPDDQTLIEEQLTSIFHEFDIIITSGGVSKGKKDYVPTVMKQLNVEKLFHRVKQRPGKPMWFGKKGNKVLFGLPGNPVSTLVGLFKYVIPYLDKIEGRTTSPVRYAKLGQDFKFDRNLTYFLSVNVINKEGELWANPVPGHGSGDFANLLECNAFLELSENQQNFLAGSVYPLIPFRNI from the coding sequence ATGAAATCAGTAGACGAAGCAACACGTGTAATATTAGATCACCCTATAGATTTAGAAGTAGAAACCTGCTCCACCTCAAAGGCTTTGGGGAGAACATTGAGAGAAGAAATAAAAGCAGACAGAGATTTCCCTCCTTTTGACCGGGTAACTATGGATGGCATAGCCATCAACTATGAAGACTGGAAAAAAGGGCAAACAAAGTTTTTGGTAACAGGAGTACAAACTGCGGGGAGTCCACCTCTTGAGATTGCAGTTGCCAATGTAGCTCTGGAGATTATGACTGGAGCTATGCGTCCTGAAGGAGCAAGTGCTGTGGTTCCAGTGGAAGAAGTAGTGTTTGAAGAAGCACAAGACGGGCAACGATATGCTACCATTACTGCTGAAGTCTTAACACTCAATCAAAACATACACCAGCAGGGCAAAGATCGTAAGGCAGGAGATGTATTAGTACCAGCCAATACAACTATAGACCATGCCGAAATAGCAGTAGCAGTAACTGTAGGGAAAACGGAGCTAAAAGTGACTTGTCAGCCCAAAGTGGCGATTGTATCTACTGGCAATGAATTGGTAGATACCCATGAAACTCCGGCTCCTTATCAGATTAGGCGTTCTAATAGTTATGCATTGTCTGCTGCACTTGCCAATAGAGGCATCCAGGCGCAACTTTGGCACCTACCCGACGATCAAACATTGATAGAAGAACAGTTGACGTCAATTTTTCATGAGTTTGATATAATTATCACCAGTGGGGGAGTGTCTAAAGGAAAAAAAGACTATGTACCTACTGTGATGAAACAACTCAATGTAGAGAAACTGTTTCATCGAGTAAAACAACGCCCTGGCAAGCCAATGTGGTTTGGCAAAAAAGGCAACAAGGTATTGTTTGGGCTACCGGGCAACCCTGTATCAACTTTAGTGGGTTTATTTAAATATGTAATCCCTTATTTAGATAAAATAGAAGGGAGGACAACCAGCCCTGTCAGGTACGCCAAGTTAGGACAAGACTTTAAGTTTGATAGAAATTTAACTTATTTCTTATCTGTAAATGTAATTAACAAAGAGGGTGAATTATGGGCGAATCCAGTGCCTGGACACGGTTCAGGCGACTTTGCCAACCTTTTGGAGTGCAATGCATTTTTAGAATTATCCGAAAATCAGCAAAACTTTTTGGCAGGAAGTGTTTACCCTTTGATACCTTTTCGCAATATATAG
- a CDS encoding DUF2452 domain-containing protein, translating into MEEKKVFVNPIDKDKITENPSTLPYAHTVGGFKIEPTKKGQIKGQAIAAMEEQTDMQLAQIQKQVELLAVQAKKIQERVDISRTIYNAEMSFTPLIGRLYHLYQRKNQQYLLSIIAPNEWRDNMPYERFVASVRLLADHTWEVLD; encoded by the coding sequence ATGGAAGAGAAGAAAGTTTTTGTAAACCCCATTGACAAAGATAAAATTACCGAAAACCCAAGTACTTTGCCTTATGCACACACAGTAGGAGGTTTTAAAATAGAGCCTACTAAAAAAGGGCAAATCAAAGGGCAGGCAATTGCAGCTATGGAAGAACAAACTGATATGCAATTGGCGCAAATACAAAAGCAAGTAGAATTACTGGCTGTTCAAGCAAAAAAAATTCAAGAAAGGGTAGATATATCAAGAACCATCTACAATGCTGAGATGAGTTTTACGCCATTGATTGGTAGATTATATCACCTATATCAGCGAAAAAACCAACAATACTTACTTTCAATTATAGCACCCAACGAATGGCGGGATAATATGCCCTATGAAAGGTTCGTTGCTTCAGTAAGGTTGTTAGCCGACCATACCTGGGAAGTATTAGATTAA